In Silene latifolia isolate original U9 population chromosome 3, ASM4854445v1, whole genome shotgun sequence, a single window of DNA contains:
- the LOC141647362 gene encoding uncharacterized protein LOC141647362 isoform X1, which translates to MGEEEEEHVDGAGIRFSFDELRIMTNEFSDDNILVKTQNFDLFRGIITPQSESAVIEHVTIKIWHSSDKLARFRKEITILGQPRLINCPNIATLMGYCAEGEHVATVYKLHSVDTLDNLLDKDEYPWRDRMIAALGIARIFCFIDVKRTSHLIHSTLPSYIILDQESNPVLCDARGLISGVGLPDEVDKDSSVGNKDATAGKMKRNGIFAFGVLLLRLIRGRRNDIEDTGTKLPRGFPIPSVLSYAPFRSQKFFNEHDYSEVFSLVNQCLAYDEKCLTISQMVQKLENLVLFSLPVRTSCSKVAVKGHTLIYFTYSDLCELTDNFSLENLFAITQFGEAYRGRIQQGWKEVAAQNIIVKMWGEVNFSRSGRDSKKSTLVDDICRLRDEVLLLTRDSMIDNPCIVKLLGYCYEDKKVGAVYSVQPWYTLESLFDDEWFEWKNRIAAALELARTLVLFHCKEQQYVVSNLSGAHIMINQDKTPILYDFSMIHGQVLSGERAVRSFHLLCSIDYLDPYYPQTGLVVPQSDIYAFGALLMSLICKRDMRSVITSFLYRHVEDRYKSESSLVHGSFTSHPSFDHKDGCKLTALAMACLEKDNLLSRPSASDIVQQLESLSLFSESLFSTDVKAKVIDSCSIREKNPSLWNDFRLFIKLCISRDKLKEWKRRSFFGSRSGKAGAMSPHALAKQKQIIERPGILRPSIYEKTPEEICYRIQLIDESLKREIEHDERQRALQRNKVKRRQSNFVKQLVETFIVNPSDLYGFCVIVNTGLVKCFVAVNLR; encoded by the exons AtgggagaggaggaggaggagcacgTCGATGGAGCGGGAATTAGGTTTTCCTTTGACGAATTGAGGATTATGACTAATGAATTCAGCGACGATAATATACTtgtaaaaactcagaattttgatCTATTTCGCGGTATTATTACGCCACAATCTGAATCTGCCGTGATCGAACATGTTACTATTAAAATTTGGCATTCTTCTGATAAACTTGCACGATTTAGG AAGGAAATCACCATATTAGGTCAGCCAAGGTTGATTAATTGTCCGAACATCGCCACGTTAATGGGATATTGTGCTGAGGGTGAGCATGTTGCTACGGTTTATAAGCTACACTCTGTTGATACTCTTGATAATCTCTTGGATAAAG ATGAATATCCGTGGCGTGATAGAATGATTGCAGCCCTTGGGATTGCACGAATTTTTTGTTTCATTGATGTAAAGCGGACTAGTCACTTGATCCATTCCACCCTTCCTAGCTATATAATACTTGACCAG GAAAGCAATCCAGTTTTGTGTGATGCTCGAGGGCTGATCAGTGGAGTTGGGCTGCCTGATGAAGTGGATAAAGATTCATCCGTAGGGAATAAAG ATGCAACAGCTGGCAAGATGAAACGAAATGGTATCTTTGCATTTGGTGTGCTTTTACTACGACTCATACGTGGCAGACGTAATGATATTGAGGATACTGGGACAAAACTTCCTCGTGGATTTCCAATCCCAAGTGTGCTTTCATATGCTCCTTTTAGGAGTCAAAAGTTTTTCAATGAACATGATTATTCCGAAGTATTTAGTCTGGTAAATCAGTGTCTTGCATATGATGAGAAGTGCCTTACTATAAGCCAAATGGTGCAGAAGTTGGAAAATCTGGTGCTCTTTTCACTTCCAGTCAGAACATCTTGTAGCAAAGTGGCTGTTAAAGGGCATACATTGATATATTTCACATATAGTGATCTTTGTGAGTTGACAGATAATTTTTCCTTGGAAAATTTGTTTGCAATAACCCAGTTTGGAGAGGCATATAGGGGAAGGATTCAGCAAGGTTGGAAAGAAGTGGCTGCTCAAAACATCATAGTGAAGATGTGGGGGGAAGTTAATTTTAGTAGATCTGGCCGAGATAGTAAAAAGAGCACTTTGGTGGATGATATTTGCAGGCTTAGA GATGAGGTTCTCTTACTAACTCGGGACTCCATGATCGACAACCCCTGTATAGTGAAATTGTTGGGATATTGTTATGAGGACAAGAAAGTGGGAGCTGTTTACAGTGTTCAACCCTGGTATACGTTGGAGAGCCTTTTTGATGATG AATGGTTTGAGTGGAAAAATAGAATAGCGGCGGCACTAGAACTGGCACGCACCCTTGTTCTCTTCCACTGTAAAGAACAACAGTATGTTGTCTCTAACTTATCTGGAGCTCATATAATGATTAATCAG GATAAAACGCCAATTCTTTATGATTTTTCGATGATCCATGGCCAAGTTCTTTCTGGTGAAAGAGCTGTTAGAAGTTTTCATCTTCTTTGTTCGATTGACTACCTTGACCCATATTATCCGCAGACAG GTTTGGTGGTTCCTCAATCCGATATCTATGCTTTTGGTGCTCTGTTGATGTCACTCATATGTAAACGAGACATGAGAAGTGTGATTACAAGCTTCTTGTATAGGCATGTTGAAGACAGATACAAATCAGAGTCCTCTCTTGTTCACGGAAGCTTCACGAGTCATCCTTCTTTTGATCATAAAGATGGGTGCAAACTGACGGCGTTGGCAATGGCCTGCCTAGAAAAGGATAATCTCTTAAGTCGCCCTTCCGCAAGTGATATTGTCCAACAGTTGGAAAGCCTATCCTTATTTTCTGAGTCTCTTTTCTCTACTGATGTCAAGGCCAAGGTAATAGATTCATGCTCTATTAGAGAAAAAAATCCATCTTTGTGGAATGACTTCAGGCTTTTTATAAAGCTGTGTATTAGTCGGGATAAGCTCAAGGAGTGGAAAAGGAGAAGCTTTTTTGGCTCCCGGTCGGGTAAGGCTGGGGCAATGTCTCCTCATGCGCTCGCTAAACAAAAACAGATAATCGAGAGGCCGGGAATCTTACGTCCTTCAATTTATGAGAAAACTCCTGAGGAAATTTGTTATCGTATTCAACTGATTGACGAGTCACTGAAAAGAGAGATAGAGCATGATGAAAGACAAAGAGCGTTACAGAGGAACAAGGTGAAGCGTAGACAGTCTAACTTTGTTAAGCAGTTGGTAGAAACTTTCATAGTTAATCCCTCTGACCTGTATGGCTTTTGTGTAATTGTCAATACTGGCTTGGTCAAGTGTTTTGTTGCCGTAAATTTGAGATGA
- the LOC141647362 gene encoding uncharacterized protein LOC141647362 isoform X2: protein MGEEEEEHVDGAGIRFSFDELRIMTNEFSDDNILVKTQNFDLFRGIITPQSESAVIEHVTIKIWHSSDKLARFRKEITILGQPRLINCPNIATLMGYCAEGEHVATVYKLHSVDTLDNLLDKDEYPWRDRMIAALGIARIFCFIDVKRTSHLIHSTLPSYIILDQESNPVLCDARGLISGVGLPDEVDKDSSVGNKDATAGKMKRNGIFAFGVLLLRLIRGRRNDIEDTGTKLPRGFPIPSVLSYAPFRSQKFFNEHDYSEVFSLVNQCLAYDEKCLTISQMVQKLENLVLFSLPVRTSCSKVAVKGHTLIYFTYSDLCELTDNFSLENLFAITQFGEAYRGRIQQGWKEVAAQNIIVKMWGEVNFSRSGRDSKKSTLVDDICRLRDEVLLLTRDSMIDNPCIVKLLGYCYEDKKVGAVYSVQPWYTLESLFDDEWFEWKNRIAAALELARTLVLFHCKEQQYVVSNLSGAHIMINQDKTPILYDFSMIHGQVLSGERAVRSFHLLCSIDYLDPYYPQTGLVVPQSDIYAFGALLMSLICKRDMRSVITSFLYRHVEDRYKSESSLVHGSFTSHPSFDHKDGCKLTALAMACLEKDNLLSRPSASDIVQQLESLSLFSESLFSTDVKAKVIDSCSIREKNPSLWNDFRLFIKLCISRDKLKEWKRRSFFGSRSGKAGAMSPHALAKQKQIIERPGILRPSIYEKTPEEICYRIQLIDESLKREIEHDERQRALQRNKVKRRQSNFVKQLGTLHPC from the exons AtgggagaggaggaggaggagcacgTCGATGGAGCGGGAATTAGGTTTTCCTTTGACGAATTGAGGATTATGACTAATGAATTCAGCGACGATAATATACTtgtaaaaactcagaattttgatCTATTTCGCGGTATTATTACGCCACAATCTGAATCTGCCGTGATCGAACATGTTACTATTAAAATTTGGCATTCTTCTGATAAACTTGCACGATTTAGG AAGGAAATCACCATATTAGGTCAGCCAAGGTTGATTAATTGTCCGAACATCGCCACGTTAATGGGATATTGTGCTGAGGGTGAGCATGTTGCTACGGTTTATAAGCTACACTCTGTTGATACTCTTGATAATCTCTTGGATAAAG ATGAATATCCGTGGCGTGATAGAATGATTGCAGCCCTTGGGATTGCACGAATTTTTTGTTTCATTGATGTAAAGCGGACTAGTCACTTGATCCATTCCACCCTTCCTAGCTATATAATACTTGACCAG GAAAGCAATCCAGTTTTGTGTGATGCTCGAGGGCTGATCAGTGGAGTTGGGCTGCCTGATGAAGTGGATAAAGATTCATCCGTAGGGAATAAAG ATGCAACAGCTGGCAAGATGAAACGAAATGGTATCTTTGCATTTGGTGTGCTTTTACTACGACTCATACGTGGCAGACGTAATGATATTGAGGATACTGGGACAAAACTTCCTCGTGGATTTCCAATCCCAAGTGTGCTTTCATATGCTCCTTTTAGGAGTCAAAAGTTTTTCAATGAACATGATTATTCCGAAGTATTTAGTCTGGTAAATCAGTGTCTTGCATATGATGAGAAGTGCCTTACTATAAGCCAAATGGTGCAGAAGTTGGAAAATCTGGTGCTCTTTTCACTTCCAGTCAGAACATCTTGTAGCAAAGTGGCTGTTAAAGGGCATACATTGATATATTTCACATATAGTGATCTTTGTGAGTTGACAGATAATTTTTCCTTGGAAAATTTGTTTGCAATAACCCAGTTTGGAGAGGCATATAGGGGAAGGATTCAGCAAGGTTGGAAAGAAGTGGCTGCTCAAAACATCATAGTGAAGATGTGGGGGGAAGTTAATTTTAGTAGATCTGGCCGAGATAGTAAAAAGAGCACTTTGGTGGATGATATTTGCAGGCTTAGA GATGAGGTTCTCTTACTAACTCGGGACTCCATGATCGACAACCCCTGTATAGTGAAATTGTTGGGATATTGTTATGAGGACAAGAAAGTGGGAGCTGTTTACAGTGTTCAACCCTGGTATACGTTGGAGAGCCTTTTTGATGATG AATGGTTTGAGTGGAAAAATAGAATAGCGGCGGCACTAGAACTGGCACGCACCCTTGTTCTCTTCCACTGTAAAGAACAACAGTATGTTGTCTCTAACTTATCTGGAGCTCATATAATGATTAATCAG GATAAAACGCCAATTCTTTATGATTTTTCGATGATCCATGGCCAAGTTCTTTCTGGTGAAAGAGCTGTTAGAAGTTTTCATCTTCTTTGTTCGATTGACTACCTTGACCCATATTATCCGCAGACAG GTTTGGTGGTTCCTCAATCCGATATCTATGCTTTTGGTGCTCTGTTGATGTCACTCATATGTAAACGAGACATGAGAAGTGTGATTACAAGCTTCTTGTATAGGCATGTTGAAGACAGATACAAATCAGAGTCCTCTCTTGTTCACGGAAGCTTCACGAGTCATCCTTCTTTTGATCATAAAGATGGGTGCAAACTGACGGCGTTGGCAATGGCCTGCCTAGAAAAGGATAATCTCTTAAGTCGCCCTTCCGCAAGTGATATTGTCCAACAGTTGGAAAGCCTATCCTTATTTTCTGAGTCTCTTTTCTCTACTGATGTCAAGGCCAAGGTAATAGATTCATGCTCTATTAGAGAAAAAAATCCATCTTTGTGGAATGACTTCAGGCTTTTTATAAAGCTGTGTATTAGTCGGGATAAGCTCAAGGAGTGGAAAAGGAGAAGCTTTTTTGGCTCCCGGTCGGGTAAGGCTGGGGCAATGTCTCCTCATGCGCTCGCTAAACAAAAACAGATAATCGAGAGGCCGGGAATCTTACGTCCTTCAATTTATGAGAAAACTCCTGAGGAAATTTGTTATCGTATTCAACTGATTGACGAGTCACTGAAAAGAGAGATAGAGCATGATGAAAGACAAAGAGCGTTACAGAGGAACAAGGTGAAGCGTAGACAGTCTAACTTTGTTAAGCAGTTG GGTACCCTTCACCCCTGTTAG